The Falco cherrug isolate bFalChe1 chromosome 3, bFalChe1.pri, whole genome shotgun sequence genome segment ATGCAAGGCAAAGGGGAAGTTGTTTAAAAGAAGATACTTTTCCCTTTGGAGCCTGTCAGCCAGCTGCACCTATGGCTCTGCCGCTCGTTAATTGCTCTGTCTTCCAGCTGTGTTGAGGAAACCTCTTTGGAAGGTTACAGGGGTTGTGATGTCATAAAAATagcccttttaaaaaaatctctcttcTGATTCAAGCATCTACCGAAAGGAAGCAGCAAAGCTAGAGCAGTCGGAGAGCCCTGAAGCACAGGCTGGATTCCCCTTCTGTGTGACAAGTGAGGACCGCATGAGTCcagatgcaaaatatttctgtaaatgacTGAAATGTTGAATTTGAGAATCACTGAATGGGAATGTCAGGACCTTCTCTGTGGATCAACAGCCTTGCTAAGGTGAGACACGTGACGGATGCTTGGTTTGACCTGAGACCTTCTTGTTCTCCAGGTGCCTGAGCGGTGAGCCATGCTGGGCCGGAAAACGGGACTCCCCCAGGACCTGAACAGCCACCGCCAGCTGAACCAGTCCTGCCAggaggctgtgcccctgcagacCAGAGCGGCCAAGGAGACGGATGTCAGTTTGGAGGTGTTCAGCGGTTCTACGCCTGAGATCAAACAGAGCCGCACCAGAGCCCAACAGACGCGGGACAGGAAAGGTCGCAAAGCTGAGCTCAAAGACTCCAACAGGAGAGAGGCAGAAACAATTACCTTTATTTCTGGTACAGCAGAAGCTCCCCCAAACCAgagcttttgctgtttctctctgtCTCGGGCCTGGAACACATACAaggctgttttctgttgtatagTGACCTGTGGGGGCTGTTTTCAGGACTGCAGTGTCTGTATCCCCTATCCAGGGCCCACCGAGACCTCCACTGATGATGGAAAGAACGGAGATTATAATGGGCGACTGCCCAACAGCCCTGCCAACGTCTCTCCCACTGAGAAGAATGGGAACCAGATCAAAAAGTCCAGCATGGGTAGCAGTTTCAGTTACCCCGATGTGAAACTGAAGGGCATTCCTGTCTATCAAAACAGGAGCGCCAGCCACCACTTGGAGTCCGATTCATGCTGCAAAGAGCTGCTGCCAGAGAAGCCCTTCAGGAACAGCATAGAAAAGCCAACACTCCCCAGCAGCCACCGCAGTTCAGAGGAGTATTATTCCTTCCACGAGTCTGACCTGGACATCAGCGAGCTGAACGGCTCCATGTCCAGCAGGGAGATCGATGTCCTGATCTTCAAGAAACTGACAGAGCTCTTCAGCGTCCACCAGATCGATGAGCTGGCCAAGTGCACGTCAGACACTGTCTTCCTGGAGAAGACCAACAAGATCTCAGACCTCATCAATAGCATAACTCAGGACTACAACCTGGACGAGCAGGATGCTGAATGCAGGCTGGTCCGAGGCATCATCCGCATCAGCACCCGGAAAAGCAGGGTCCGGCCCCATATTTCTGTCCCAGCGAGCCAGAGCCACGAGGAGAAGTCCAGCAGAGGCAACGCACCAGACAGCGGTAATGAGACGATGCTGGAGTCCATGGTCATCAGCCAGGATGGTACGTGCAGCTTCCTTGGTGTGACCGCTTCAGTACAAGAGGGTTATTTTATCAAAGCCATAGAGACATGATAATGGAGTAGGGCTGACAGCTGGTGCCTGTCTTCAGGCTGGGCTGATTTTCCTGGAGTGTGGGAATGGAGACCCTTATTTATGACTGGAGCCCTCTGCATCTCACCAGTCGCTGTGCTGTGGCTTTCTTGATATGTGTATCTTTCACCGTCAGTGAACTCTGCACTGAGCAATACAAGGGCTTATTCTGCTGCTACGGCAATGATCCTGGCCTTCCTCTGCACCTCTAAGCTAGGCAGAAAGGCCGTGAGTCAAACTTAACTGGTATGACCAGATGAGCTGGCTTGTGCCGGAGGATGTCCAGTTACTAAGCTGGCTCTCACCCCTGTGTTCTACCAGCGCTCTTTGCTAATGCCACCCTTAGTCTGCCGTGACAGAGTGTCTCCCTGGTGCTGAGCCTTCCTCTGCTCAGTGGGTGAGCAGCAGCCAGTACATACCCCTgccaggaggagggaagggctgcTGCCACCGTGTTAAGTGCCTCGTGGCTGTTCCAGGGAtgctttcctccttctctggagCAGCCTGAAGGTCCCTCCAGAGCAGGTAGTAAGAGGGATTGTTGTGGCAAGACCTTGAAAAGCAGCGTGTGGGTGGCAAAGAGACATCCAGACAGAGTGGAGGAAGCTGGGGGGCTGTTGTGCTTCCCAGTTCAGCAGTAAGGCTGCTGTTGCTTCCTGGTGTTTAAAGACTACAAAGCTCGTTTTACCCACACAATGGTGGAAGCAATCTGAAGAATCAGACTCTACCCCTCCTGTTACCCAGGGGTGGTGCCTCCTGGAGGAGAGCCCTGTGCGTTCCCTGACAGGGGTCTTCACCCCCGAGTCACAGCTGCCCATCCTTCCCTGTCTCAGGCCCTCTTGGTTTTCGTTCCAGATCTGGCCGTGCAAATATCGGAAGAAACACCAGCAGATGTGATAGCCAGGAATATGAGGCGGCACAGCAGTGCAGGTAACGTGCCTGGCCGGGGGTCTTGGCTGCAGAGGTGTCACAGGGATGAGGGGAGTGCCCTGAATTTCCCATATTATGCGTGCCTGCGGTTTTCACCAGCTGCAGGGGTTGAGCTGACGCCTGCCTCTTAGGTGACCGTAAGGGGTGTAGCTCTGTTGAGCCTGGGGAGCGCAGGTAGCTCAGAAGGCTGCCTGAGGTGCTGGGTCCTCCTGAAGAAGAACGAAACCCAAGTGTGGAGTGCCTTCAGTCTCTGGGTGTCTTGACAAAGTTTGGGGCTGTCTTTGGGTTGTGACCGGCTAAGGTCACAGCTGGGTTATACTGGGAACAAAAGGAACTGCagaagggaagcagaggagagTGACGGGCTTTCCCCTGAGCCCTGATCCTCACGGCATGCGTGCTCCACTCCAAAGAGCAGCCCAGGGCTAAA includes the following:
- the KDF1 gene encoding keratinocyte differentiation factor 1 → MLGRKTGLPQDLNSHRQLNQSCQEAVPLQTRAAKETDVSLEVFSGSTPEIKQSRTRAQQTRDRKGRKAELKDSNRREAETITFISGTAEAPPNQSFCCFSLSRAWNTYKAVFCCIVTCGGCFQDCSVCIPYPGPTETSTDDGKNGDYNGRLPNSPANVSPTEKNGNQIKKSSMGSSFSYPDVKLKGIPVYQNRSASHHLESDSCCKELLPEKPFRNSIEKPTLPSSHRSSEEYYSFHESDLDISELNGSMSSREIDVLIFKKLTELFSVHQIDELAKCTSDTVFLEKTNKISDLINSITQDYNLDEQDAECRLVRGIIRISTRKSRVRPHISVPASQSHEEKSSRGNAPDSGNETMLESMVISQDDLAVQISEETPADVIARNMRRHSSAGSPTSRDSSFQDTETDSSGAPLLQVYC